DNA sequence from the Oryza brachyantha chromosome 5, ObraRS2, whole genome shotgun sequence genome:
ATAGATCAAGTGATCAACACCGGTAGCACAAAGGTTGCGCGCCATCTACCACGGATCCCAAACCGCGCCCACATCATCAAGCAGCCGCGGCGACCCGATCCAGCCGCTAGAACAGCACCGGCCAAACGAGACGATAAAGAGAGCGACATGGCGAGAGACTTACTCCTccccatggcgacggcggcggcgggacgagacggagaggcggcggcgctgcagcTAGGGTTCGGAGGGGCGCCGCGCGGAAGGCTTATATAGAGGGGCGCCGCGCTGCAGCTAGGGTCCGAGCTGTTTGCGTGCGTCACGCGTgaccgatggatggatggattggaCGGTGGCGATTGCGTGCTGGGCTTGAGGAACCCATAGAAGCCCATTCCAACTGGGCCACCTCTTCTAGTGTGTTCTGCTGTGCTGACTGACTGAGGGCAGGTCTGATTGGCGCTCGGTCGCGGGCGGACTGCGCGAGCGAACGCATCGTCCTTCTACGGAATTCCTCCTTCTACCTCTCTTTCTATAGGCCCACACGCTGTACGGCCCAGTGAAACTGATCGGCCCACCGTGCACCGActgataaattatatatatatatatatatatatatatattatatatatatatataaactttacacatataaaatttagacatacaaattttatacatgtaaactttatacatacaaaattttcatatataaatctttatacatataaactttattacatgtataaaatttaaacgtacaaattttaaacatgcaaactttatacatacaaacttttcatatataaatctttatacacataaaaccCCTATTtgtaaagtttatacatatatggaaaattttatacatgtaaactttatacatacaaactttatatacatatacacatatatacaaactctccatataaaaatctatatagatacaaaatattatatatacacaaatatatatatatatatatatacttattatataaattttatacatataaatttatacgtgtaaactttatacctataaagttaaaacctctagtaaaaaaacaaaaaaaaagatgtatgTAGCCAATTTGGGCCGCAATAGCATGTGGGCCGTGGTCCATGGGCCGGCAGTGCCGCGCGGTCGCGCGGCGCGTGACCGCACACGCATTAGCCTTTTTGACTGACTGAGGGCTcctttgaatcacatgaatgaaaaaacgacggaatagagaaaacataggattctgatataaatatgtgtaaaACAGTGGATTggaaaacacaggaaaaatataggaattaccgtttgattggatcacaggaaaaacacaggaattgaGGAAATATAAAgactcaaataattttttccatgaggttttacctcttattaaaatttctccaaaacttatatgggaatagacattccataggaattttataggattttatggggtttattcctttgattcaaagggctttatagagaaaatttctatagaaatgaaatcctctaaaatttctatgaatttcctttgaatcaaagaggGCCTGACTTTAGCAGCCTAGCATTTTACTACTCCATACCCGGTCAtgtattcatatttatttatttattttagataaaaagcCAAGACCCTGCTTTTACtgaggccatgtttagttcaaaatcattttctaaaaatatcgcatcgaatttttggacacctaaacaaaacattaaatattaatgaaaattaaaactaattatacagttataggggaaatcgtgagccgaatcttttgagcctaattagtgtatgattagtcataaatgctacagtaaccaacacgtgctaatgacggattaattagactcaaagatttatctcgcagtttctactcggaatctattttttttaattagactatatttaataattcaaatatatgaaCGTACGTGTCGATGTGATCActctcccaaaaaattttggaaactaaacgggcctAAAGCAAACTTTGATAATATGCTAAGTGTTTatgattcttttttgtttttgtaaaaaaatatgagtgataaaaaatacacgGATTTGTAAACGATGTGgtgttattttactttttttccccttcattTTGTAGGGTTTATTCAAGGTTTCTCATGAAGTCGTGATTCATGACGTCACATAGCAAAGTGCAGAGCCTGTATAGCCGTTTAAAGTATATATGCAGATATGCTTGATTCAAGGTTCGGGTTATATAtaacttctttcttttttttttaagttcaaggactttattaatataaatggtTTAAAACCATAATACATGGATCAGCGAGGAATTCACTATTCCTATAAAAAGTAGCAGTAGTGACCGTGAATCTAACACCTAACTTACCACTAATTTCgtcctattttttaaaagaaaaaataactaagacATATatcaatcatttttattaactctattttaattacatattaatgatattttttcaataaaattttattgtaacGCATGGATAGTTGTTTCATAGCAGTTACGACCGATGTTTGGGTAGGCCAAATGAGTTATATTGTTGCAATTTGTATAAATTGTATTGGCCTGGAAGTCTCTTGCTTGTGAGCAATGGCATTACAGAATTTCAGTAGGATTTGCTTATCGCCGTACCaaaatactaattaatcttaaataaTGAATTTTCATCAAATAAATGTCTTATTGTTGTAATCTATTTGATTTGATACATTGTGGTCGGTAATGTTGGTGAATTAATATGACTCCAAAATCCAAATTGCTTGGAGTATCTCAAGTTTAGCAGTAGAGTTGGGTGAAGGTGGCTAAAGATAATCTACCTCTTGTGTTGCTTTATCACATTCAACTATTCAAGCTACGACCTAGtttgttataataaaaaaattcaaaagaaaagtaCGACCTAACTAtcgcaaaaataaaatagaaatacgAGTACATATTAAGCAGTAGGATACAAATTCAGCAGTGTAAAGGTTTTTTATGTGTAGAACCGGAATAATCCTTTTGTTGATGCGCAAATTGGACGCATTATGGCCATAATTATTTGATGCTTTTTAGGGCATGATTATCTTATGTTAAGACTTGAATTCCATGTGCTTGGATTGCTGTTCAAAATGTATACCCCAAATTGAACTCAAACACTGGTAGAGGGAAATGTCTGAAACATATGGTGCAAATATCATAAACAAATAACTCGAGATGTGTATGTATAGATGTGTGTTGCTACTTGCCAAGTGGTACATTGAGATGACATGTATCGATACATGCtaagatataattaaaatgttcACAGCCAAAGAATGTAATTAGAATATCTCCGTATAAATAACATCCATAGTATGTGTGACAACGATCCCCTCAAACAAATTTGACTCTAAGCAATAAAACAACGGCTGTcacaaaaagaagagaaaaaattcACAATTTACGCTGCTGGGGCTGGCTTTGCAGGCAATGGAGGCTTCAATAGCAGCAGCAAGCGCCAGCACTGGAGTAGCTAATAAACAGTGGCATAACTTAGATAATATAAAAGTAGGTCTTCATCTACACAAAAAAGAAGATCCCATTCTAGCCCCCCTCAGGTATTTACACAAGGGGGGATAGATCTTGATTGATTGAAGTTCGTTTTCGTAACGATGCCGATCAGCAGTTCACACCGCATTGCCCCAAGGCGACGGCTTTCTGAGTAGGCGAAATGAAAGGATCGATCTTGACCCACAGAAGGGAGAAGATCGACGCAAGGAGGATGGACCAGACGATGACAATGGTCGGAGTGCGGTTCTGCCTGCCCATTAGACCCTTGAGGAAGGGGTAGAGATGGAGGATCACCCAGATGGAGAAGAAGAGCTTTCCGAAGAGCGGACCCCATGATTGGTAACCACTGTTGATGGCATATGATATACCTGCCACCATGCCCACCAGGTTGATGACAAGCACGGTGGTAGGGGGAATGAGGAGACTGGTCCACTTGAACACATATAGCTCAGCAAAGTCACCATCCTCATCAGACGCCTTTGAGGTAACAGTGAAGTTGGTATCAATCCCTGCCAACACTTTCAGGAGACCCTGGAACACGGCGAAGAGATGGGCAGATGTGCCACCAATGACCCAGAACTGCTCATTTCTCCACCAGTCCTCAATACCAACACCACTCCATCGGAGCTCCAATATACCAGTTGCGAAAATCGAGGCGAAAAGCAGAATAAAGAACATCCCAGCGTAATTGCTAATCTGAATATCAGAAAAAACTCTGATCAGAGATAGGCGGAAACTTAATTAAAACAACAGAGCTCTCCTGAATTAGAAAATGTGATGATTATTGATTAGCAGGAGGCATTGTCAGGAAAACACATAAAGTGAcataatgcaaaaaaaacaatctgttaattaaaaaaattaattgaatGCATGGATATCCTTTGTGACTAACCTCAGGAATGATAAATTTGTTGGTGAGAAGACAGATAGCAGGAAGCACACAATAGGCGATAAGTGGAATGGATGTAATTGGGTAAACAATGGTGTTAATGTAAGCCAGCCTCTCCAGAAGCTTCAAACGCCCATTGTAACCATACCAGATAGGACAATGTCTGCTGAGCAGAATCTCAACAGATCCAAGAGCCCAACGGAGCACTTGGTTAAGACGATCAGACAGATTAATTGGAGCAGAACCCTTGAAACATGGCCTTGGTGGCATGCAATAGATCGATATCCAACCTCTTGCATGCATTTTAAATCCAGTCAGGATATCCTCAGTAACTGAACCATAGATCCAGCCAATCTGAAACCAAGTTtgagaaaaaatgtatttaacataaagcttatatttatacatagaaaAAGGAGTCCACATCCATAACATGGCAAGAAGTTGAATGAACAAAAGAACTCTAAAATATGAAAGCATGAGAAAACACGTGTTGCCCCCACTAACCTCTTTTCCCCATTCAGTTTTGTCCTCATATCCACAACTGATTACGTGGATGGCTTCCTTTAGTAGAGATGCAGGGTTTGTTGAAGGTGGAATGCCTCCTTGAGTCATAAAAGTGGATGCAATAAAAATTGGCGATTGACCAAAACGTTTCTCTAATCTCTTCTGGGACATCAGCACTGACCTTTCATCTTCATAACCTAATGAATCCCAAAAGGTAGTATTAGAGAGAGACAGTCAGCTGAGTATATAAATCTATCTAAACATAAAAGACTAGATGAAGGCATAATGTTGATAACAGTAAGAGCAGTGGTTGTTCATaacataaaagttaaaagGCGAACAACAACAAACACATACCTTCAATACCCTCTTCTATATCTTCCATGTTGAAGATAGGAGCTGAAGACTCTGTTCTCTTCATCATACGGTTTTTGCTATCCATGTAGCTCttgctctttttctttctgccACCACAGCAGCTCTTAACAACAATGTTAGGTTCCAAATCAGCTTCAGTCAGTACAGGATCATAGCCATACAAGGCCTGCCTATTGAAGCAGCAACCTGTTCCCACATACACTGGGCCCTGAATGCCATCTAAACCTTTCATGTTAATCTGCAAAGCAGAAAACCATGTCAgacatgaatttttttgttgtaatgaCAAATAAAGGCACCACCATACTCACATCAAAGAAGACTATGTTGCGATTAGCATATCGATCGTGCAAGTCAATGCCATCGAATCTTTGTGGGAACTGCACATAACAAGTTTTCCTTCCTAGTGCGGGATCCATCATGAAGCACATTGCTTCTCTAAGAGCTTTGCTACTGTTGAAGTAATGATCACAATCCACATTGAGAAGATAGGCACCGTTTGTCAGCACAGCAGATACACGAATCTACACATGAGAGATACAGATATAAGTATTGAGTTGATAAAGTTCTGtgataaatttagagaatTGGAAAACATACCAATGCATTCATTGCACCGGCCTTCTTGTGATGCTGGAATCCTGGCCTCTTTTCACGAGAGACATAGACAAGCCGTGGCAGCTCATTACCATCAGTGTCAAGCCCACCACTGTGCCCCAAGAACACCTGCAATTGGCATAACAGGAGCTTAGTACACACCACCCTGATTAAATTACAATTTCAAACCAGTCCATCATTACAAATAAACATCACCTGAATCATGCCAGGGTGGTCCCTTGGGTTATTCCCAGGCCAAGCAGTGCCATCAGCCATTGTCCATCCCTCTTCAGGTACTTTCTGTGCCTTCGCAACAAGAGCATTGATTCGTACCTTGAATTCTTCATACTCTCTCTGAAACAAAGTACCCAAAGTAAAAAACACAAGCACAATATGCATTGGCAGTAATCCAACCATGACAAGTGAAGCATACCTTCATTGCTCGCCTTTCTTTAACAAAAGAAGGTTGGATTTTGTCCTTTAGGTAGTCTATTTTTTGCGCAAAGTAAAACTCCGGAGCTCGTGGTTCGATGTTGTGCTTCTTGCAAAACGGAACCCACTTCCTAGCAAATTCTGCAGTTTCTGACAGAGCTTCAAAAGTCAACATAGCTGAACCATCATCAGAAACATAGCATGACACTTTGTCAACAGGGTAATCCACAGCCAGGATGGACAAAACTGTATTTGCTGTGATTAGAGGAGGCTCCTTCAGTGGATCCACTGTACTGACAAAGACATCAATGGGAGCAAGCTGTGATGGCTCTCCCTCCCTATCATATCTGCAACATTAGATTGGACGTCAGGACAAGGAATGTCAATGTAAGAGTGTTTCAGTGTCCAAGATCCTGAAAAAATGTACATCAATTAATGCAACTTTACCTCAATGCAAGCCTGTCAAGATATGTTTCACGGTTGATTGGGTACCACTTTGGGAATTGATCTAGAAGCCAAGATAAGGCAAACCAAATTTCACAGATAACAGATACTAGCCACAATCCATAAGCATCATGCACTGGATGAGTGACACGATATTggaagaagaagcacaggATGATAAGCCGGAGAATGATAACTATCCGGTAAAGGTTGAGTTGGT
Encoded proteins:
- the LOC102707869 gene encoding probable cellulose synthase A catalytic subunit 1 [UDP-forming]: MAANAGMVAGSRNRNEFVMIRHDGDAPPPAKSGKSVNGQVCQICGDTVGVSANGDVFVACNECAFPVCRPCYEYERKEGNQCCPQCKTRYKRHKGSPRVQGDEEEEDVDDLDNEFNYKHGNGKGPEWQIQRQGEDVDLSSSSRHEQHRIPRLTSGQQISGEIPDASPDRHSVRSGTSSYVDPSVPVPVRIVDPSKDLNSYGLNSVDWKERVESWRNKQDKNMMQVANKYPEARGGDMEGTGSNGEDMQMVDDARLPLSRIVPIPSNQLNLYRIVIILRLIILCFFFQYRVTHPVHDAYGLWLVSVICEIWFALSWLLDQFPKWYPINRETYLDRLALRYDREGEPSQLAPIDVFVSTVDPLKEPPLITANTVLSILAVDYPVDKVSCYVSDDGSAMLTFEALSETAEFARKWVPFCKKHNIEPRAPEFYFAQKIDYLKDKIQPSFVKERRAMKREYEEFKVRINALVAKAQKVPEEGWTMADGTAWPGNNPRDHPGMIQVFLGHSGGLDTDGNELPRLVYVSREKRPGFQHHKKAGAMNALIRVSAVLTNGAYLLNVDCDHYFNSSKALREAMCFMMDPALGRKTCYVQFPQRFDGIDLHDRYANRNIVFFDINMKGLDGIQGPVYVGTGCCFNRQALYGYDPVLTEADLEPNIVVKSCCGGRKKKSKSYMDSKNRMMKRTESSAPIFNMEDIEEGIEGYEDERSVLMSQKRLEKRFGQSPIFIASTFMTQGGIPPSTNPASLLKEAIHVISCGYEDKTEWGKEIGWIYGSVTEDILTGFKMHARGWISIYCMPPRPCFKGSAPINLSDRLNQVLRWALGSVEILLSRHCPIWYGYNGRLKLLERLAYINTIVYPITSIPLIAYCVLPAICLLTNKFIIPEISNYAGMFFILLFASIFATGILELRWSGVGIEDWWRNEQFWVIGGTSAHLFAVFQGLLKVLAGIDTNFTVTSKASDEDGDFAELYVFKWTSLLIPPTTVLVINLVGMVAGISYAINSGYQSWGPLFGKLFFSIWVILHLYPFLKGLMGRQNRTPTIVIVWSILLASIFSLLWVKIDPFISPTQKAVALGQCGVNC